In Ectothiorhodosinus mongolicus, one DNA window encodes the following:
- the soxB gene encoding thiosulfohydrolase SoxB yields MNLTRREFLQVMAAAGFAGIVLPGCGNGQQAASTRPLNDLYDFPPAGNVSLLHITDHHGQLLPIYFREPSINLGVAEMNGRVPHIVGARMLEHFGVSHPSPASHAYSYLDFTALSQEYGPVGGYAQLATLVKRMRDQRPGALLLDGGDSWGGGSGTGLWTNAQDMVDAQLRLGVDICTGHWEFTFGADRVMQVIENDYAGRIDFLGQNVRDRDWEEPVFKPYTIREINGVNVAVIGQAFPYTPIANPQWMFPDWSFGIRHDDMQRTVNEARAEGAEIVVVLSHNGMDVDIKLAQITRGIDVILGGHTHDAVPAPMEVRDPDGNVCLVANGGSNGKFLGVMDLDFRNGRIQGYQYRLLPIFANLIDADPEMASYIDNMRNQTVTYDGQTFNMAERLSEELAVTEDLLYRRGNFNGTFDQLICDALMEQIDAEIAFSPGFRWGTSVLPGSPITFEHVMDQTGLTYPAVTRNGMTGEMIKFILEDIGDNLFNADPFYQQGGDMVRIGGLTYSMDPTQTIGNRISDLALNGEPLQADKEYIVAGWASIAEEPPGDTGRKIWDVVSDYLQDHQTISIREVNTPRLRGVDGNAGLSL; encoded by the coding sequence ATGAATCTGACCCGTCGTGAATTCCTGCAAGTCATGGCTGCCGCCGGCTTCGCGGGCATCGTTCTTCCCGGCTGTGGCAATGGCCAGCAAGCCGCTTCCACCCGTCCCTTGAATGATCTCTATGACTTCCCCCCTGCCGGCAATGTATCGCTGCTGCACATCACTGATCATCACGGCCAGCTGCTACCCATTTATTTCCGCGAGCCGTCCATCAATCTCGGCGTTGCTGAAATGAACGGTCGCGTGCCGCACATTGTGGGCGCGCGCATGCTCGAACATTTTGGCGTCAGCCACCCCTCACCGGCCTCCCATGCCTACAGCTATTTAGACTTCACTGCGCTGTCGCAGGAATACGGCCCTGTAGGGGGTTATGCACAGCTGGCTACATTGGTCAAGCGCATGCGTGATCAGCGACCGGGGGCTTTACTGCTTGATGGTGGCGATAGCTGGGGTGGCGGTTCTGGCACTGGACTCTGGACCAACGCCCAAGACATGGTCGATGCGCAATTACGGTTGGGCGTCGATATTTGTACGGGCCATTGGGAATTCACCTTTGGCGCGGATCGCGTCATGCAGGTGATTGAGAACGACTATGCCGGGCGCATCGATTTTCTCGGACAAAACGTGCGTGATCGTGACTGGGAAGAACCTGTTTTCAAACCCTACACCATCCGTGAAATCAATGGCGTCAATGTCGCTGTTATTGGCCAAGCCTTCCCCTACACGCCGATTGCCAATCCCCAGTGGATGTTTCCGGACTGGTCATTTGGCATCCGTCACGATGACATGCAGCGCACCGTCAACGAAGCCCGCGCCGAAGGCGCCGAGATTGTCGTGGTGCTCTCGCACAATGGCATGGACGTCGATATCAAGTTGGCACAGATCACCCGCGGCATCGATGTGATTCTTGGCGGCCATACCCATGATGCTGTGCCGGCACCCATGGAGGTGCGCGACCCCGATGGCAATGTCTGCTTGGTGGCCAATGGCGGCTCTAATGGCAAATTCCTGGGGGTCATGGACCTCGATTTCCGCAATGGGCGCATTCAGGGGTATCAGTATCGCCTGCTACCGATCTTTGCCAACCTCATTGATGCAGACCCGGAGATGGCCAGCTATATCGACAACATGCGCAACCAAACAGTCACCTATGACGGCCAGACCTTCAACATGGCTGAGCGCTTGTCCGAAGAGCTCGCGGTCACTGAGGACTTGCTCTATCGACGCGGCAACTTCAACGGCACTTTCGACCAGCTGATCTGTGATGCTCTGATGGAACAAATCGATGCCGAGATTGCTTTCTCGCCAGGGTTCCGCTGGGGGACTTCAGTACTGCCCGGCTCGCCCATCACCTTTGAGCATGTCATGGATCAAACCGGATTGACCTATCCCGCCGTCACCCGTAATGGTATGACCGGCGAGATGATTAAGTTCATTCTCGAGGATATTGGCGATAATTTGTTCAATGCCGACCCCTTCTACCAGCAGGGCGGGGACATGGTGCGCATCGGCGGTCTAACCTACAGCATGGATCCCACCCAGACCATCGGCAACCGCATCTCCGATTTAGCCCTGAATGGTGAGCCCTTGCAGGCCGATAAGGAATATATAGTGGCTGGTTGGGCTAGCATTGCTGAGGAGCCGCCTGGAGATACCGGACGCAAGATTTGGGATGTCGTCAGTGATTACTTACAAGACCACCAAACCATCTCAATTCGCGAAGTGAATACACCTCGCTTACGGGGTGTCGACGGTAACGCCGGATTGAGCCTCTAA
- the soxZ gene encoding thiosulfate oxidation carrier complex protein SoxZ, whose translation MSSIRVRAQLRDGVTNVRALISHPMETGQRRDNSGNVVEAHYITEVVAEMGSRHIMTANWGPAISRNPYLSFEFEGANTGETLKLSWVDNKGEQDSTEVRIG comes from the coding sequence ATGTCGAGCATTCGTGTACGTGCCCAGCTGAGAGACGGTGTAACCAACGTCCGCGCCCTGATCAGCCATCCGATGGAAACCGGTCAGCGCCGAGACAACAGCGGCAATGTCGTCGAAGCCCATTACATCACCGAGGTGGTGGCCGAAATGGGTAGTCGCCACATCATGACCGCTAACTGGGGTCCCGCTATTTCCCGCAATCCCTACCTGTCCTTCGAGTTTGAAGGCGCCAATACCGGCGAGACCCTGAAGCTTTCATGGGTGGACAACAAAGGGGAACAAGACAGCACTGAAGTTCGGATCGGTTAA